A window from Balaenoptera musculus isolate JJ_BM4_2016_0621 chromosome 8, mBalMus1.pri.v3, whole genome shotgun sequence encodes these proteins:
- the NEU3 gene encoding sialidase-3 isoform X1: MWTHVYLPPILAEVMEEMTSCSINSPLFQQEDKRGITYRIPALLYVPPTHTFLAFAEKRSSSRDEDALHLVLRRGLRTGHSVQWEPLKPLMEATLPGHRTMNPCPVWEQKSGRVYLFFICVRGRVTERQQIVSGRNATRLCFICSQDAGYSWSEVRDLTEEVIGPEVEHWATFAVGPGHGIQLQSGRLIIPAYAYYIPYRFFCFRLPYKARPHSLMIYSDDLGTTWHHGRLIKPMVTVECEVAEVTGKAGHAVLYCSARTPNRCRAEALSTDHGECFQKLALSQQLCEPPRGCQGSVVSFRSLETPDGCQHPAGKDAPTIQQSHLLDGSLRLEPEAGTLSESWLLYSHPTSKKRRVDLGIYLNQSPLEAACWSRPWILHCGPCGYSDLAVLEKEALFGCLFECGTKRECEQIAFRLFTDREILSHVQGDCTSPGRNSEPTQN; this comes from the exons ATGTGGACACACGTTTATCTGCCTCCTATCCTTGCAGAGGTCATGGAAGAAATGACATCGTGCTCCATCAACAGCCCTCTGTTCCAGCAGGAGGACAAGAGAGGGATCACCTACCGGATCCCAGCCTTGCTCTATGTTCCCCCTACCCACACCTTCCTGGCCTTTGCAGAGAAGCGCTCCTCGAGCAGGGATGAGGATGCTCTCCACCTGGTGCTGAGGCGAGGGTTGAGGACTGGGCACTCAGTACAG TGGGAACCCCTGAAGCCACTGATGGAAGCCACATTACCTGGGCATCGGACCATGAACCCCTGTCCTGTGTGGGAGCAGAAGAGTGGCCGTGTGTACCTATTCTTCATCTGTGTGCGGGGCCGTGTCACTGAGCGTCAACAGATTGTGTCAGGCAGGAATGCTACCCGCCTCTGCTTCATCTGCAGTCAGGATGCTGGCTATTCATGGAGCGAGGTGAGGGACCTGACCGAGGAGGTCATTGGCCCAGAGGTGGAGCATTGGGCCACGTTTGCTGTGGGCCCAGGTCATGGCATCCAGCTGCAGTCGGGGAGGCTGATCATCCCTGCATACGCCTACTACATCCCTTACCGGTTCTTTTGCTTTCGGCTACCATATAAAGCCAGGCCTCATTCCCTGATGATCTATAGTGATGACCTAGGAACCACATGGCACCATGGCAGGCTCATTAAGCCCATGGTGACAGTGGAGTGCGAAGTGGCAGAGGTAACTGGGAAGGCTGGCCACGCTGTGCTGTATTGCAGTGCCCGGACACCAAACAGGTGCCGGGCAGAGGCTCTCAGCACCGACCATGGTGAATGCTTTCAGAAACTAGCTCTGAGCCAACAGCTCTGTGAGCCCCCTCGTGGCTGCCAAGGCAGTGTGGTGAGTTTCCGGTCCCTGGAGACCCCAGATGGGTGCCAGCACCCTGCTGGCAAAGATGCTCCTACCATTCAGCAGAGCCATCTGCTGGACGGCTCACTGAGGCTGGAGCCAGAAGCTGGAACCCTGTCAGAATCATGGCTCTTGTACTCACACCCAACCAGTAAGAAACGGAGGGTCGACCTAGGCATCTACCTCAACCAGAGCCCGTTGGAGGCTGCCTGCTGGTCCCGCCCCTGGATCTTGCACTGCGGGCCCTGTGGCTACTCTGATTTGGCTGTTCTGGAGAAGGAGGCCTTGTTTGGGTGTTTGTTTGAATGTGGGACCAAGCGGGAGTGCGAGCAGATTGCCTTCCGCCTGTTTACAGACCGAGAGATCCTGAGCCACGTGCAAGGGGACTGCACCAGCCCTGGTAGGAACTCTGAGCCAACTCAAAACTAA
- the NEU3 gene encoding sialidase-3 isoform X2 gives MEEPGSRAEVMEEMTSCSINSPLFQQEDKRGITYRIPALLYVPPTHTFLAFAEKRSSSRDEDALHLVLRRGLRTGHSVQWEPLKPLMEATLPGHRTMNPCPVWEQKSGRVYLFFICVRGRVTERQQIVSGRNATRLCFICSQDAGYSWSEVRDLTEEVIGPEVEHWATFAVGPGHGIQLQSGRLIIPAYAYYIPYRFFCFRLPYKARPHSLMIYSDDLGTTWHHGRLIKPMVTVECEVAEVTGKAGHAVLYCSARTPNRCRAEALSTDHGECFQKLALSQQLCEPPRGCQGSVVSFRSLETPDGCQHPAGKDAPTIQQSHLLDGSLRLEPEAGTLSESWLLYSHPTSKKRRVDLGIYLNQSPLEAACWSRPWILHCGPCGYSDLAVLEKEALFGCLFECGTKRECEQIAFRLFTDREILSHVQGDCTSPGRNSEPTQN, from the exons ATGGAGGAGCCGGGGTCCCGCGCag AGGTCATGGAAGAAATGACATCGTGCTCCATCAACAGCCCTCTGTTCCAGCAGGAGGACAAGAGAGGGATCACCTACCGGATCCCAGCCTTGCTCTATGTTCCCCCTACCCACACCTTCCTGGCCTTTGCAGAGAAGCGCTCCTCGAGCAGGGATGAGGATGCTCTCCACCTGGTGCTGAGGCGAGGGTTGAGGACTGGGCACTCAGTACAG TGGGAACCCCTGAAGCCACTGATGGAAGCCACATTACCTGGGCATCGGACCATGAACCCCTGTCCTGTGTGGGAGCAGAAGAGTGGCCGTGTGTACCTATTCTTCATCTGTGTGCGGGGCCGTGTCACTGAGCGTCAACAGATTGTGTCAGGCAGGAATGCTACCCGCCTCTGCTTCATCTGCAGTCAGGATGCTGGCTATTCATGGAGCGAGGTGAGGGACCTGACCGAGGAGGTCATTGGCCCAGAGGTGGAGCATTGGGCCACGTTTGCTGTGGGCCCAGGTCATGGCATCCAGCTGCAGTCGGGGAGGCTGATCATCCCTGCATACGCCTACTACATCCCTTACCGGTTCTTTTGCTTTCGGCTACCATATAAAGCCAGGCCTCATTCCCTGATGATCTATAGTGATGACCTAGGAACCACATGGCACCATGGCAGGCTCATTAAGCCCATGGTGACAGTGGAGTGCGAAGTGGCAGAGGTAACTGGGAAGGCTGGCCACGCTGTGCTGTATTGCAGTGCCCGGACACCAAACAGGTGCCGGGCAGAGGCTCTCAGCACCGACCATGGTGAATGCTTTCAGAAACTAGCTCTGAGCCAACAGCTCTGTGAGCCCCCTCGTGGCTGCCAAGGCAGTGTGGTGAGTTTCCGGTCCCTGGAGACCCCAGATGGGTGCCAGCACCCTGCTGGCAAAGATGCTCCTACCATTCAGCAGAGCCATCTGCTGGACGGCTCACTGAGGCTGGAGCCAGAAGCTGGAACCCTGTCAGAATCATGGCTCTTGTACTCACACCCAACCAGTAAGAAACGGAGGGTCGACCTAGGCATCTACCTCAACCAGAGCCCGTTGGAGGCTGCCTGCTGGTCCCGCCCCTGGATCTTGCACTGCGGGCCCTGTGGCTACTCTGATTTGGCTGTTCTGGAGAAGGAGGCCTTGTTTGGGTGTTTGTTTGAATGTGGGACCAAGCGGGAGTGCGAGCAGATTGCCTTCCGCCTGTTTACAGACCGAGAGATCCTGAGCCACGTGCAAGGGGACTGCACCAGCCCTGGTAGGAACTCTGAGCCAACTCAAAACTAA
- the NEU3 gene encoding sialidase-3 isoform X3 has translation MEATLPGHRTMNPCPVWEQKSGRVYLFFICVRGRVTERQQIVSGRNATRLCFICSQDAGYSWSEVRDLTEEVIGPEVEHWATFAVGPGHGIQLQSGRLIIPAYAYYIPYRFFCFRLPYKARPHSLMIYSDDLGTTWHHGRLIKPMVTVECEVAEVTGKAGHAVLYCSARTPNRCRAEALSTDHGECFQKLALSQQLCEPPRGCQGSVVSFRSLETPDGCQHPAGKDAPTIQQSHLLDGSLRLEPEAGTLSESWLLYSHPTSKKRRVDLGIYLNQSPLEAACWSRPWILHCGPCGYSDLAVLEKEALFGCLFECGTKRECEQIAFRLFTDREILSHVQGDCTSPGRNSEPTQN, from the coding sequence ATGGAAGCCACATTACCTGGGCATCGGACCATGAACCCCTGTCCTGTGTGGGAGCAGAAGAGTGGCCGTGTGTACCTATTCTTCATCTGTGTGCGGGGCCGTGTCACTGAGCGTCAACAGATTGTGTCAGGCAGGAATGCTACCCGCCTCTGCTTCATCTGCAGTCAGGATGCTGGCTATTCATGGAGCGAGGTGAGGGACCTGACCGAGGAGGTCATTGGCCCAGAGGTGGAGCATTGGGCCACGTTTGCTGTGGGCCCAGGTCATGGCATCCAGCTGCAGTCGGGGAGGCTGATCATCCCTGCATACGCCTACTACATCCCTTACCGGTTCTTTTGCTTTCGGCTACCATATAAAGCCAGGCCTCATTCCCTGATGATCTATAGTGATGACCTAGGAACCACATGGCACCATGGCAGGCTCATTAAGCCCATGGTGACAGTGGAGTGCGAAGTGGCAGAGGTAACTGGGAAGGCTGGCCACGCTGTGCTGTATTGCAGTGCCCGGACACCAAACAGGTGCCGGGCAGAGGCTCTCAGCACCGACCATGGTGAATGCTTTCAGAAACTAGCTCTGAGCCAACAGCTCTGTGAGCCCCCTCGTGGCTGCCAAGGCAGTGTGGTGAGTTTCCGGTCCCTGGAGACCCCAGATGGGTGCCAGCACCCTGCTGGCAAAGATGCTCCTACCATTCAGCAGAGCCATCTGCTGGACGGCTCACTGAGGCTGGAGCCAGAAGCTGGAACCCTGTCAGAATCATGGCTCTTGTACTCACACCCAACCAGTAAGAAACGGAGGGTCGACCTAGGCATCTACCTCAACCAGAGCCCGTTGGAGGCTGCCTGCTGGTCCCGCCCCTGGATCTTGCACTGCGGGCCCTGTGGCTACTCTGATTTGGCTGTTCTGGAGAAGGAGGCCTTGTTTGGGTGTTTGTTTGAATGTGGGACCAAGCGGGAGTGCGAGCAGATTGCCTTCCGCCTGTTTACAGACCGAGAGATCCTGAGCCACGTGCAAGGGGACTGCACCAGCCCTGGTAGGAACTCTGAGCCAACTCAAAACTAA